One segment of Chionomys nivalis chromosome 3, mChiNiv1.1, whole genome shotgun sequence DNA contains the following:
- the Arpc3 gene encoding actin-related protein 2/3 complex subunit 3 isoform X1: MPAYHSSLMDPDTKLVGNMALLPLRSQFKGPAPRERHFVRVLGLEGWLSAKDTDIVDEAIYYFKANVFFKNYEIKNEADRTLIYITLYISECLKKLQKCNSRSQGEKEMYTLGITNFPIPGEPGFPLNAIYAKPANKQEDDFPVSEVMRAYLQQLRQETGLRLCEKVFDPQNDKPSKWWTCFVKRQFMNKSLSGPGQ; the protein is encoded by the exons ATGCCG GCTTACCACTCTTCTCTCATGGACCCCGACACCAAGCTTGTCGGCAACATGGCGCTGCTTCCCCTCAGAAGTCAGTTCAAAGGACCCGCGCCCCGCGAGA gGCATTTTGTTAGAGTGttggggctggaaggatggctcagtg CAAAGGACACAGATATTGTGGATGAAGCCATCTATTACTTCAAGGCCAATGTCTTCTTCAAGAACTATGAAATTAAG AATGAAGCAGATAGAACCTTGATCTACATCACGCTCTACATCTCTGAGTGTCTAAAGAAACTTCAAAAG TGCAATTCCAGGAGCCAAGGCGAGAAAGAAATGTACACGCTCGGAATCACAAACTTCCCCATTCCTGGAGAGCCTGGCTTCCCCCTCAATGCCATTTATGCCAAACCTGCGAATAAACAGGAGGATG ATTTCCCTGTTTCAGAAGTGATGCGGGCGTACCTacagcagctgaggcaggagactggacTGAGACTCTGTGAGAAAGTTTTTGACCCTCAGAATGATAAACCCAGCAAG TGGTGGACTTGCTTTGTGAAGAGACAGTTCATGAACAAGAGTCTCTCGGGACCTGGGCAGTGA
- the Arpc3 gene encoding actin-related protein 2/3 complex subunit 3 isoform X3: protein MPAYHSSLMDPDTKLVGNMALLPLRSQFKGPAPRETKDTDIVDEAIYYFKANVFFKNYEIKNEADRTLIYITLYISECLKKLQKCNSRSQGEKEMYTLGITNFPIPGEPGFPLNAIYAKPANKQEDDFPVSEVMRAYLQQLRQETGLRLCEKVFDPQNDKPSKWWTCFVKRQFMNKSLSGPGQ from the exons ATGCCG GCTTACCACTCTTCTCTCATGGACCCCGACACCAAGCTTGTCGGCAACATGGCGCTGCTTCCCCTCAGAAGTCAGTTCAAAGGACCCGCGCCCCGCGAGA CAAAGGACACAGATATTGTGGATGAAGCCATCTATTACTTCAAGGCCAATGTCTTCTTCAAGAACTATGAAATTAAG AATGAAGCAGATAGAACCTTGATCTACATCACGCTCTACATCTCTGAGTGTCTAAAGAAACTTCAAAAG TGCAATTCCAGGAGCCAAGGCGAGAAAGAAATGTACACGCTCGGAATCACAAACTTCCCCATTCCTGGAGAGCCTGGCTTCCCCCTCAATGCCATTTATGCCAAACCTGCGAATAAACAGGAGGATG ATTTCCCTGTTTCAGAAGTGATGCGGGCGTACCTacagcagctgaggcaggagactggacTGAGACTCTGTGAGAAAGTTTTTGACCCTCAGAATGATAAACCCAGCAAG TGGTGGACTTGCTTTGTGAAGAGACAGTTCATGAACAAGAGTCTCTCGGGACCTGGGCAGTGA
- the Arpc3 gene encoding actin-related protein 2/3 complex subunit 3 isoform X2: MPAYHSSLMDPDTKLVGNMALLPLRSQFKGPAPRERHFVRVLGLEGWLSAKDTDIVDEAIYYFKANVFFKNYEIKNEADRTLIYITLYISECLKKLQKCNSRSQGEKEMYTLGITNFPIPGEPGFPLNAIYAKPANKQEDEVMRAYLQQLRQETGLRLCEKVFDPQNDKPSKWWTCFVKRQFMNKSLSGPGQ; the protein is encoded by the exons ATGCCG GCTTACCACTCTTCTCTCATGGACCCCGACACCAAGCTTGTCGGCAACATGGCGCTGCTTCCCCTCAGAAGTCAGTTCAAAGGACCCGCGCCCCGCGAGA gGCATTTTGTTAGAGTGttggggctggaaggatggctcagtg CAAAGGACACAGATATTGTGGATGAAGCCATCTATTACTTCAAGGCCAATGTCTTCTTCAAGAACTATGAAATTAAG AATGAAGCAGATAGAACCTTGATCTACATCACGCTCTACATCTCTGAGTGTCTAAAGAAACTTCAAAAG TGCAATTCCAGGAGCCAAGGCGAGAAAGAAATGTACACGCTCGGAATCACAAACTTCCCCATTCCTGGAGAGCCTGGCTTCCCCCTCAATGCCATTTATGCCAAACCTGCGAATAAACAGGAGGATG AAGTGATGCGGGCGTACCTacagcagctgaggcaggagactggacTGAGACTCTGTGAGAAAGTTTTTGACCCTCAGAATGATAAACCCAGCAAG TGGTGGACTTGCTTTGTGAAGAGACAGTTCATGAACAAGAGTCTCTCGGGACCTGGGCAGTGA
- the Arpc3 gene encoding actin-related protein 2/3 complex subunit 3 isoform X4, with protein sequence MPAYHSSLMDPDTKLVGNMALLPLRSQFKGPAPRETKDTDIVDEAIYYFKANVFFKNYEIKNEADRTLIYITLYISECLKKLQKCNSRSQGEKEMYTLGITNFPIPGEPGFPLNAIYAKPANKQEDEVMRAYLQQLRQETGLRLCEKVFDPQNDKPSKWWTCFVKRQFMNKSLSGPGQ encoded by the exons ATGCCG GCTTACCACTCTTCTCTCATGGACCCCGACACCAAGCTTGTCGGCAACATGGCGCTGCTTCCCCTCAGAAGTCAGTTCAAAGGACCCGCGCCCCGCGAGA CAAAGGACACAGATATTGTGGATGAAGCCATCTATTACTTCAAGGCCAATGTCTTCTTCAAGAACTATGAAATTAAG AATGAAGCAGATAGAACCTTGATCTACATCACGCTCTACATCTCTGAGTGTCTAAAGAAACTTCAAAAG TGCAATTCCAGGAGCCAAGGCGAGAAAGAAATGTACACGCTCGGAATCACAAACTTCCCCATTCCTGGAGAGCCTGGCTTCCCCCTCAATGCCATTTATGCCAAACCTGCGAATAAACAGGAGGATG AAGTGATGCGGGCGTACCTacagcagctgaggcaggagactggacTGAGACTCTGTGAGAAAGTTTTTGACCCTCAGAATGATAAACCCAGCAAG TGGTGGACTTGCTTTGTGAAGAGACAGTTCATGAACAAGAGTCTCTCGGGACCTGGGCAGTGA